From Achromobacter spanius, a single genomic window includes:
- a CDS encoding DUF3309 family protein gives MSTILLIILILLLIGAVPAWPHSRGWGYYPSGLLGIVVVVLIVLLLMGRI, from the coding sequence ATGTCGACCATCCTGCTGATCATCCTGATCCTGCTGCTTATCGGCGCCGTGCCCGCTTGGCCGCATAGCCGCGGCTGGGGCTACTACCCCAGCGGCCTCTTGGGCATCGTCGTCGTGGTGCTCATTGTGTTGCTGCTGATGGGACGCATATAG
- a CDS encoding SDR family oxidoreductase, whose protein sequence is MSTPKSAQTGDRPHPTPPMPGQHLDEQPGVEADMVLKPQYQAPGYKGSGKLQDKVAIITGGDSGIGRAVAVLFAREGADVAVLYLDEHEDARETSRAVQAEGRQCLLIPGDVQDAAFCNEAVAQVAKHFGKLDILVNNAAYQLHTETLPEISDEKWDKTLRTNITGYFYMARAALEHLKAGDAIINTGSVTGLNGSAKLLDYSSTKGAIHAFTRSLAANLAEQGIRVNAVAPGPVWTPLNPADRSAEEIKAFGEKTDLGRPAQPEEISPAYVFLASPECSSYITGIVLPITGSAGD, encoded by the coding sequence ATGAGCACACCCAAAAGCGCCCAGACCGGCGACCGCCCGCATCCCACGCCGCCCATGCCGGGCCAGCACCTGGACGAACAGCCAGGCGTTGAAGCCGACATGGTGCTCAAACCGCAGTACCAGGCGCCCGGCTACAAAGGCAGTGGCAAGCTGCAGGACAAGGTGGCCATCATCACCGGTGGCGACTCCGGCATCGGCCGCGCCGTCGCGGTCCTGTTTGCCCGCGAAGGCGCCGACGTCGCGGTGCTGTACCTGGACGAACACGAAGACGCCAGGGAGACCAGCCGCGCGGTGCAAGCCGAGGGCCGCCAATGCCTGCTGATCCCGGGCGACGTGCAGGACGCGGCCTTTTGCAACGAAGCGGTGGCGCAGGTCGCCAAGCACTTCGGCAAGCTCGACATCCTGGTCAATAACGCCGCGTACCAGCTGCACACCGAAACGCTGCCGGAAATCAGCGACGAGAAATGGGACAAGACGCTGCGCACCAACATCACCGGCTATTTCTACATGGCGCGCGCGGCGCTTGAACACTTGAAGGCGGGCGACGCCATCATCAACACGGGCTCGGTCACGGGCCTGAACGGCAGCGCCAAGCTGCTGGACTATTCTTCAACCAAGGGCGCGATCCATGCCTTCACCCGATCGCTGGCCGCCAATCTTGCCGAGCAAGGGATACGCGTGAACGCGGTGGCGCCTGGTCCCGTGTGGACGCCGCTGAATCCGGCCGACCGAAGCGCCGAAGAGATCAAGGCGTTCGGCGAAAAGACCGATCTGGGTCGCCCCGCGCAGCCCGAGGAAATCTCGCCGGCCTACGTCTTTCTGGCATCGCCCGAATGCTCGAGCTACATCACCGGGATCGTGCTGCCGATCACCGGCAGCGCGGGCGACTGA
- a CDS encoding DUF378 domain-containing protein, whose protein sequence is MEISRSEEVFADARPDEREPLTDVLPTPVPLAFTEDGRDSPRRSLSALDWTALIAVVAGGLNSGLIAAVNLDVIAKMLPHAAAARVVYALIGIAALYCVVLLFRLADDLSEAPR, encoded by the coding sequence ATGGAAATTTCCCGTAGTGAGGAGGTGTTTGCCGATGCCCGTCCCGATGAGCGGGAGCCGTTGACAGACGTGTTGCCAACGCCGGTACCGCTGGCATTCACGGAAGATGGCCGCGACAGCCCCAGGCGCAGCCTGTCCGCGCTGGACTGGACGGCGCTCATCGCCGTGGTGGCGGGCGGTTTGAACAGCGGCTTGATCGCCGCCGTTAATCTGGATGTAATTGCGAAAATGTTGCCGCATGCCGCGGCGGCGCGTGTCGTCTATGCCCTGATCGGGATTGCGGCGTTGTACTGCGTCGTGCTGCTGTTCCGCCTGGCCGATGATCTGAGCGAAGCGCCCCGTTGA
- a CDS encoding DUF4142 domain-containing protein produces the protein MKPFTIPSLAAVAAAVVLAGAGHLSHAAELAASDARFLQAASGSGLFEVQAAELAGKRAQDAQVRAFAAKMLEQHSAVNKELKALAASKNVSLPDQPAEPERATLHELGGKTGAAFDQLYIQKAAVDAHATANRLFETAAKASEDAQVRDFAVRTLPMLSDHYAMSRALQREPAVNGEKIHPAPKGEAPPVSPASRAAPASVVPEK, from the coding sequence ATGAAGCCATTTACCATTCCCTCGCTGGCGGCCGTGGCCGCGGCGGTTGTCCTGGCGGGCGCCGGCCATCTGAGCCACGCCGCCGAACTGGCTGCGTCCGACGCCCGATTCCTGCAGGCCGCGTCGGGATCAGGCCTGTTTGAAGTGCAGGCCGCCGAGTTGGCCGGCAAGCGCGCGCAGGATGCACAGGTGCGCGCTTTTGCGGCGAAGATGCTGGAACAGCATTCCGCCGTGAACAAGGAACTGAAGGCGCTGGCTGCCTCGAAAAACGTGTCGCTGCCGGATCAGCCGGCCGAGCCCGAACGCGCGACGCTACATGAGCTGGGCGGCAAGACTGGCGCGGCATTCGATCAGCTTTACATCCAGAAGGCCGCCGTCGACGCGCACGCCACCGCGAACCGCCTGTTCGAGACGGCGGCGAAAGCGTCGGAGGACGCGCAGGTGCGCGACTTTGCGGTCCGTACCTTGCCGATGCTGAGCGACCACTATGCAATGAGCCGCGCGCTACAGCGTGAACCGGCCGTCAATGGCGAAAAGATCCACCCCGCGCCGAAGGGCGAAGCGCCGCCAGTGTCTCCAGCGTCGCGCGCCGCCCCGGCTTCGGTCGTGCCGGAAAAGTGA
- a CDS encoding DUF883 family protein, whose protein sequence is MPSDFPENGPDNRGAYRRSRHPESWIDELEATLSDSSATDLEALKARLGDQLQATRQSLRDASDNAHDLMRETLDCTEEYIHARPWQAVGLAAGAAFLLGIIVGRQ, encoded by the coding sequence ATGCCTTCCGACTTCCCCGAGAACGGCCCCGACAATCGTGGCGCCTACCGGCGCTCGCGGCATCCGGAAAGCTGGATCGACGAGCTGGAAGCCACGCTCAGCGACAGCTCGGCAACGGACCTTGAGGCCTTGAAGGCGCGCTTGGGCGACCAGCTTCAAGCCACGCGTCAAAGCCTGCGCGACGCGTCCGACAACGCGCATGACCTCATGCGCGAAACCCTGGATTGCACCGAGGAATATATCCATGCGCGCCCCTGGCAGGCGGTCGGGCTGGCGGCGGGCGCGGCGTTTCTGCTCGGCATCATTGTCGGGCGCCAGTAG
- a CDS encoding DNA topoisomerase IB, translating into MSTRTQKDPDPLPVEEAALTYVDDTQPGYTRVRVNAHTFHYLDQKGARVTDESEIQRINALAIPPAYENVWICPLKDGHLQATGRDARGRKQYRYHQDWTAVRDATKYKNLLSFGHALPGIRRQVERDMKIPGLTQDKVISVLVRLLEITLIRIGGREYARANKSYGLTTLTRRHTTVAGSRFRFRFQGKSGVPHDVTVTDRRVARIIKQCLDIPGQQLFQYLDGDGAKHPVDSGAVNAYLRNAGGGEYTAKHYRTWAGSVMAYAALQGRQADDERRARQEAVDVIKQVSKRLANTPAVCRACYVHPAIMEAYLTGTLPARKAAPAGPRGLSADERRLLAFLHDQQAADD; encoded by the coding sequence ATGAGCACCCGCACGCAAAAGGACCCGGATCCGCTGCCCGTCGAAGAGGCGGCGCTGACCTATGTGGATGACACGCAACCCGGCTACACCCGCGTGCGGGTCAACGCCCATACGTTTCATTACCTGGATCAGAAAGGCGCTCGCGTCACCGACGAATCCGAAATCCAGCGCATCAACGCCCTGGCGATTCCACCGGCCTACGAAAACGTGTGGATCTGCCCGCTGAAGGATGGGCATCTGCAGGCCACGGGGCGCGACGCGCGGGGCCGCAAGCAGTATCGGTACCACCAGGACTGGACGGCGGTGCGCGACGCCACCAAATACAAAAACCTGCTGTCATTCGGTCACGCCCTGCCCGGCATCCGGCGCCAGGTCGAGCGCGACATGAAAATCCCCGGCCTCACGCAGGACAAGGTGATCTCCGTACTGGTGCGCCTGCTGGAGATCACGCTGATCCGCATCGGCGGACGCGAATACGCGCGAGCCAACAAATCGTATGGCCTGACGACGCTGACACGCCGGCACACGACCGTGGCCGGCAGCCGCTTCCGGTTCCGTTTTCAGGGCAAGAGCGGCGTGCCGCACGACGTGACAGTCACGGACCGGCGGGTCGCGCGCATCATCAAGCAGTGCCTGGACATTCCCGGCCAACAGCTATTTCAGTATCTGGATGGAGACGGCGCCAAGCACCCGGTCGATTCGGGCGCGGTCAACGCCTATCTGCGCAACGCGGGCGGCGGCGAATACACGGCGAAACACTATCGCACCTGGGCCGGCTCCGTGATGGCCTATGCCGCGCTGCAGGGGCGCCAGGCCGACGACGAGCGCCGCGCCAGGCAGGAGGCTGTCGACGTGATCAAACAGGTCTCGAAACGCCTGGCCAATACGCCGGCCGTCTGCCGCGCGTGCTACGTGCACCCGGCAATCATGGAGGCTTACCTGACCGGCACGCTACCGGCCCGCAAGGCCGCCCCGGCGGGTCCTCGCGGGCTCAGCGCCGACGAGCGGCGCCTGCTCGCGTTCCTGCACGACCAGCAGGCGGCCGATGACTAA
- a CDS encoding FUSC family protein: MTSLLTRWRASLRNVLWLDALQAAAISAAPVILAVLIHEPRLGWTAIAAFWACFGDPGGPLRKRAGSMLALGLIGALFCLLASASASHLWLLLPLTFVCCTFGGLLRVLGPAAAIVGTLLSAGFVVAAELPAPTLQESLWYTLFFLAGAAWAILMTALVWRRRPWKDATHAVAHCYRGLADFSDALARMYSGLAPAAGPQAWSAVVRPQRSAQRAALEAARVRIREVLDARPSRRARAHQLLYLLDSAEDSFIALVAAADLLESNAPRWLGRSAGAHLSHALHRYASVCNAIASTSDVSDAKQAECLHERLAHYNAGLRDLRGGAMAYAPDLATVVPVLDRLLHTAQAVTQSLFDLAAAPAAPAHRASEASGARQAWRTLRQNLRFESDAFRHALRVGVGATIAVALSKTFAVNHGYWMSLTLVFILQPYFATTWQRTVERVVGSVAGAIGASLLGLFLTTPLSVALAVLPIALGTFAARTVHYALFTFFLTSQFVLVSHIQQPEIYEPTLAALRAFNSVLGGILALLVGFLVWPEKEPRQLAGALTRALQRHADYALALAQDKSGDDASRDIVGLRRLACLSADNAEASLQRLQQNPVHRERNVDTAVNLLNAMRRITAAGTVLEIQPALPPESPQAAALRDYGAVLAHVLHPEGPAPMHEARGLGVPAVIAAAEPALAAPLDRIAQQARQIRQLRDRVQRDPAPQ; the protein is encoded by the coding sequence GTGACTAGTTTGCTTACCCGTTGGCGCGCCTCGCTGCGCAATGTCCTGTGGCTCGATGCCCTGCAAGCCGCCGCCATCAGCGCGGCCCCCGTCATCCTAGCCGTGCTGATTCACGAGCCGCGCCTGGGCTGGACCGCCATCGCGGCGTTCTGGGCCTGCTTCGGCGACCCCGGCGGCCCCTTGCGCAAGCGCGCCGGCTCGATGCTGGCGTTGGGCCTGATCGGGGCGCTGTTCTGCCTGCTGGCCAGCGCCAGCGCGTCGCATCTGTGGTTGCTGCTGCCGCTGACCTTTGTCTGCTGCACCTTCGGCGGGCTATTGCGGGTGCTGGGCCCCGCTGCCGCCATCGTGGGCACGCTGCTGTCGGCCGGCTTTGTCGTGGCCGCCGAGCTGCCGGCGCCGACGCTCCAGGAAAGCCTCTGGTACACGCTGTTCTTCCTGGCTGGCGCGGCGTGGGCGATCTTGATGACGGCGCTCGTCTGGCGTCGCCGGCCCTGGAAGGACGCGACCCACGCGGTCGCCCACTGCTACCGGGGCCTCGCCGATTTCTCCGATGCGCTGGCCCGCATGTACTCCGGCCTGGCGCCCGCGGCGGGCCCGCAGGCCTGGAGCGCCGTCGTCCGGCCCCAGCGCAGCGCCCAGCGCGCCGCCCTGGAAGCCGCCCGCGTCCGGATCCGCGAGGTGCTCGACGCCCGCCCGTCGCGCCGGGCCCGCGCCCATCAACTGCTGTACCTGCTGGATAGTGCCGAGGACAGCTTCATCGCACTGGTCGCCGCCGCCGACCTGCTGGAATCCAACGCCCCGCGCTGGCTGGGCCGCAGCGCCGGGGCGCACCTGTCGCACGCGTTGCATCGCTACGCCAGCGTCTGCAACGCCATCGCCAGCACCTCCGACGTCAGCGACGCCAAGCAGGCCGAATGCCTGCACGAGCGCCTGGCGCACTACAACGCCGGACTGCGCGACCTGCGCGGCGGCGCCATGGCGTACGCGCCGGACCTTGCCACCGTGGTGCCGGTGCTGGACCGTCTGCTGCACACCGCGCAGGCGGTCACGCAATCGCTGTTCGACCTCGCCGCCGCCCCGGCCGCGCCCGCGCACCGCGCCAGCGAAGCGAGCGGCGCGCGGCAGGCCTGGCGCACGCTGCGCCAGAACCTGCGATTCGAATCCGACGCCTTTCGCCATGCGCTGCGGGTCGGCGTGGGCGCCACCATTGCGGTGGCGCTGTCCAAGACATTCGCCGTCAACCACGGCTACTGGATGTCGCTGACGCTGGTCTTCATTCTGCAGCCCTACTTTGCGACGACCTGGCAGCGCACGGTCGAGCGCGTGGTTGGCAGCGTGGCCGGCGCCATCGGCGCCTCGTTGCTGGGACTTTTTCTCACCACGCCCCTATCCGTGGCGCTCGCGGTCCTGCCCATCGCGCTGGGCACGTTCGCCGCGCGCACCGTCCATTACGCGCTTTTCACCTTCTTTTTGACGTCGCAGTTCGTGCTGGTCAGCCACATCCAGCAGCCCGAGATCTACGAACCCACGCTGGCCGCGCTGCGCGCGTTCAACAGCGTGCTGGGCGGCATTCTGGCGCTGCTTGTGGGCTTTCTGGTCTGGCCGGAAAAAGAGCCGCGGCAGCTGGCCGGCGCCTTGACCCGCGCGCTTCAGCGGCATGCGGACTACGCGCTGGCCCTGGCGCAGGACAAGAGCGGCGACGACGCCTCCCGCGACATTGTGGGACTGCGTCGGCTTGCCTGCCTGTCGGCCGACAACGCCGAGGCGTCCCTGCAACGGCTCCAGCAGAATCCGGTGCATCGCGAACGGAACGTGGACACCGCCGTGAACCTGCTCAACGCCATGCGCCGCATCACGGCCGCGGGCACCGTGCTGGAAATCCAGCCAGCGCTGCCGCCCGAGTCCCCGCAAGCAGCCGCGCTGCGGGACTACGGCGCCGTGCTGGCACACGTACTGCATCCGGAAGGCCCCGCCCCCATGCACGAGGCACGCGGCCTGGGCGTGCCCGCAGTCATCGCCGCCGCCGAGCCGGCGCTGGCCGCGCCGCTCGACCGCATCGCGCAGCAGGCGCGGCAGATTCGCCAATTGCGCGACCGCGTGCAACGCGACCCGGCGCCGCAATAG
- a CDS encoding four-helix bundle copper-binding protein: MRDPNFEQCVQACYECAVACDQCAASCLRQNPAQLRACIALCTDCAAVCRLCAAMLAREGEFAQALCTLCALVCDACARQCSTHESEKCQICAGACIACTLACRDMVEA, from the coding sequence ATGCGAGACCCAAACTTCGAACAATGTGTGCAAGCCTGCTACGAATGCGCAGTGGCGTGCGACCAGTGCGCCGCCAGCTGCCTGCGGCAGAACCCGGCGCAGCTCAGGGCCTGCATCGCCCTGTGCACCGATTGCGCGGCGGTCTGCCGGCTATGCGCGGCCATGCTGGCCCGCGAAGGCGAGTTCGCGCAGGCGCTGTGCACCCTGTGCGCGCTGGTCTGCGACGCCTGCGCCAGGCAGTGCTCCACGCACGAATCCGAAAAATGCCAGATCTGCGCAGGCGCGTGCATCGCCTGCACGCTGGCATGCCGAGACATGGTCGAGGCGTAA
- a CDS encoding universal stress protein, which yields MYRRISVHLDHGFDCKRRTALALELAKRHKAELVGVYASSAPPQYYYGESVMMSRSLNIMKNLQAQNRGEVQNAFLEAAAIADVPAVVRAGESSPSATVALHGRASDLIIVSQQNRDDVEAAHENEFVEQTLLTAGRPVMVVPSSGEFPVVGDRVLLCWDGSREAARALADATPLLQGASHVVVLTMDEGAATRNVESIAFEDLATYCVAHGIPAPDHVRRDIKGVGVGSTILNAAADYSADLIVMGAYGHSKFREWAMGGATASILKSMTVPIMFSH from the coding sequence ATGTACCGCCGCATTTCCGTCCACCTGGACCACGGGTTTGACTGCAAGCGCCGCACCGCGCTGGCGCTGGAACTGGCCAAGCGCCACAAGGCCGAACTGGTGGGGGTCTACGCCAGCTCCGCGCCGCCACAGTATTACTACGGCGAATCCGTCATGATGTCGCGCTCGCTCAACATCATGAAAAACCTGCAGGCCCAGAACCGGGGCGAGGTACAAAACGCCTTTCTGGAAGCCGCCGCCATCGCAGACGTACCGGCCGTCGTCCGTGCCGGTGAATCCTCGCCCAGCGCCACCGTCGCCCTGCACGGCCGCGCCAGCGACCTCATCATCGTCAGCCAGCAAAACCGCGACGACGTCGAGGCCGCGCACGAAAACGAATTCGTCGAACAAACCCTGCTGACCGCGGGCCGCCCCGTCATGGTCGTGCCGTCCAGCGGCGAATTCCCGGTCGTCGGCGATCGCGTCCTGCTTTGCTGGGACGGCAGCCGCGAAGCCGCCCGCGCGTTGGCCGACGCCACCCCGCTGCTACAGGGCGCCTCGCACGTGGTCGTGCTGACCATGGACGAAGGCGCGGCCACCCGCAACGTCGAATCCATCGCCTTCGAAGACCTGGCCACCTACTGCGTGGCGCACGGCATTCCCGCGCCCGACCACGTGCGCCGCGACATCAAGGGCGTCGGCGTCGGCAGCACCATCCTGAATGCCGCCGCGGATTACAGCGCCGACCTGATCGTCATGGGTGCGTACGGCCACAGCAAGTTCCGGGAATGGGCCATGGGCGGCGCCACGGCGTCCATTCTGAAGAGCATGACCGTGCCGATCATGTTCTCGCACTGA
- a CDS encoding EAL domain-containing protein yields the protein MSNTESCQDPVVSDAEITAMITGRDGLRVLLQPQVDLLTGRIVSAEALVRWQHPQLGIVMPSDFIPAVNRLGLDCMLFERVCVRVIDALQTLRRVGVAVPLAINAPATTLSEMRCVDFLLDRVRAAELPPSLVRVELTEDEPIHDLDVLRASLLRLEEAGCEVSLDDFGTGHASLKLLSALPLSEVKIDQYFVTRMRRSAVAFEVLRTAAELATRLGWRVVAEGVENVADIPALRAAGCRYGQGFSLGRPMPLDELILRLRTQRDGGEPLAAPAAYASSWLDAFDGSGQDAESSRAAVHTALL from the coding sequence ATGTCAAATACAGAGTCTTGCCAAGATCCCGTGGTCAGCGACGCGGAAATCACTGCCATGATCACCGGCAGGGACGGGCTGCGAGTGCTCCTGCAGCCGCAAGTCGACCTGCTGACCGGTCGCATCGTTTCCGCCGAAGCGCTGGTGCGCTGGCAGCACCCGCAGCTGGGCATCGTGATGCCCAGCGATTTCATCCCTGCGGTGAATCGGCTCGGGCTGGACTGCATGCTGTTTGAACGCGTGTGCGTGCGGGTCATCGACGCGCTCCAGACGCTGCGCCGCGTGGGCGTGGCCGTGCCGCTGGCGATCAATGCGCCGGCCACGACGCTGTCGGAAATGCGCTGTGTCGACTTCCTGCTGGACCGCGTGCGGGCCGCGGAATTGCCGCCGTCGCTGGTGCGTGTGGAATTGACGGAAGACGAGCCCATACACGACCTGGACGTGCTGCGCGCGTCGCTATTGCGTCTGGAAGAGGCGGGCTGCGAAGTCAGCCTGGACGACTTTGGCACCGGCCATGCTTCGCTTAAGCTGCTGTCGGCGCTGCCGCTATCCGAAGTGAAGATCGACCAGTATTTCGTCACGCGCATGCGCCGCAGCGCCGTGGCCTTCGAAGTCCTGCGTACCGCCGCGGAACTGGCTACCCGTCTGGGTTGGCGCGTGGTCGCCGAAGGCGTGGAGAACGTGGCCGACATTCCCGCCCTGCGCGCGGCGGGCTGCCGCTACGGGCAGGGCTTTTCATTGGGCCGTCCCATGCCGCTGGACGAACTGATCCTTCGCCTGCGTACGCAGCGCGACGGCGGAGAGCCGCTGGCAGCGCCTGCCGCCTACGCGTCGTCGTGGCTGGACGCGTTCGATGGTTCCGGCCAGGATGCCGAATCGAGCCGCGCCGCCGTGCATACCGCGCTGCTCTAG
- a CDS encoding 2-hydroxyacid dehydrogenase, with the protein MSIPLLILIDSVQDYLPVIESQGFRPIVATTDQTRAQAIQDHGAEIRAVLTRGATGLRADEMAALPQLSIVCSLGVGYENIDLAAAHARGIQVTNGPGANAVSVADHAMALLLGAARRLPQADAWVRQGHWSGFMGPQVSGKRLGILGLGTIGLEIARRGANGFGMSVGYYNRRARPESGYTYFDNPRALAAESDFLVVATPGGAGTHHLVDAGVLEALGPDGYLINIARGSVVDTDALIAALADKRIAGAGLDVVDGEPTIPDALKRLDNVVLTPHSAGRSPEAVAATVALFLENATAHFGGKPVLTPVRDAQLVAA; encoded by the coding sequence ATGAGCATCCCCTTACTGATCCTGATCGACAGCGTTCAGGACTATCTTCCCGTCATCGAATCCCAGGGCTTTCGCCCAATCGTCGCCACCACCGACCAAACACGCGCCCAGGCCATCCAGGACCATGGCGCCGAGATCCGCGCCGTGCTGACCCGCGGCGCCACCGGCTTGCGCGCCGACGAAATGGCCGCGCTGCCGCAATTGAGCATCGTGTGCTCGCTGGGCGTTGGCTATGAAAATATCGACCTTGCGGCGGCGCACGCGCGCGGCATCCAGGTCACGAATGGTCCGGGCGCCAATGCCGTGTCCGTGGCCGACCACGCGATGGCGCTGCTGCTGGGCGCCGCGCGCCGGCTGCCGCAGGCCGACGCCTGGGTCCGGCAGGGGCACTGGAGCGGCTTCATGGGTCCGCAGGTCAGCGGCAAGCGACTGGGCATTCTGGGCCTGGGCACGATCGGCCTGGAAATCGCCCGCCGGGGCGCGAACGGCTTTGGCATGAGCGTGGGGTACTACAACCGCCGCGCCCGACCGGAATCCGGCTATACGTACTTCGACAATCCGCGCGCGCTGGCGGCTGAGTCCGATTTCCTGGTGGTGGCTACGCCCGGCGGCGCCGGCACGCATCATCTGGTGGACGCCGGCGTGCTGGAAGCGCTGGGTCCGGACGGGTATCTGATCAATATCGCGCGCGGCAGCGTGGTCGATACGGACGCGTTGATTGCAGCGCTGGCTGACAAGCGCATCGCCGGCGCGGGACTGGATGTGGTGGACGGCGAGCCGACCATTCCCGATGCGTTGAAGCGGCTGGACAACGTGGTGCTGACGCCGCATAGCGCGGGACGGTCGCCCGAAGCGGTGGCGGCAACCGTTGCCCTGTTTCTGGAAAACGCCACGGCGCACTTTGGCGGCAAACCTGTTCTGACGCCGGTGCGCGACGCGCAGCTCGTGGCGGCGTGA